In Longimicrobium sp., a single window of DNA contains:
- the hemQ gene encoding hydrogen peroxide-dependent heme synthase, producing the protein MGQIAPATLEGWYALHQVFSADWAGLRALAPEQRAAIADEAAALFTELAEGADGGWSAAFKLVGGGGDWLFVHFRTTLDELAEVQRRVSDSALGVHLYREYDYLSVTEAGLYHATAQAAQEAKPGSDEYKRMIQEAMEAEGAAAHVKSRLYPQVPEGMKYLSFYPMSKRRGETLNWYTLPVDERSRLMREHGMTGRTFAGRVFQVITGSIGLDDWEWGVTLFARDPLEFKRIVTEMRFDEASALYGEFGQFFTGIRFAPGEWPEVLGSRPRGG; encoded by the coding sequence ATGGGACAGATCGCACCGGCCACGCTCGAAGGGTGGTACGCACTTCACCAGGTGTTCTCGGCCGACTGGGCCGGGCTTCGCGCGCTGGCCCCGGAGCAGCGCGCCGCGATCGCGGATGAAGCTGCCGCGCTCTTCACCGAACTCGCCGAGGGAGCGGACGGCGGATGGAGCGCCGCCTTCAAGCTCGTAGGCGGCGGGGGCGACTGGCTGTTCGTGCACTTTCGCACCACCCTCGACGAGTTGGCCGAGGTGCAGCGCCGCGTGAGCGACAGCGCCCTGGGCGTGCACCTGTACCGCGAGTACGACTACCTGTCCGTCACCGAGGCGGGGCTGTACCACGCCACGGCGCAGGCGGCCCAGGAGGCGAAGCCGGGTTCGGACGAGTACAAGCGGATGATCCAGGAGGCGATGGAGGCCGAGGGCGCCGCGGCCCACGTGAAGTCGCGGCTGTATCCGCAGGTGCCCGAGGGGATGAAGTACCTGTCGTTCTATCCCATGAGCAAGCGCCGGGGCGAAACGCTGAACTGGTACACGCTTCCCGTGGACGAGCGCAGCCGGCTGATGCGCGAGCACGGGATGACGGGGCGCACCTTCGCCGGGCGCGTGTTCCAGGTGATCACCGGCAGCATTGGGCTCGACGACTGGGAATGGGGCGTTACCCTGTTCGCCCGCGACCCGCTGGAGTTCAAGCGCATCGTCACCGAGATGCGGTTCGACGAGGCGAGCGCGCTGTATGGCGAGTTCGGCCAGTTCTTCACCGGCATTCGTTTTGCGCCTGGCGAATGGCCGGAGGTGCTGGGATCGCGCCCGCGCGGCGGCTGA
- a CDS encoding ABC transporter permease, with protein MNWTTPLDVVGRTTVGMLSDFGRFSRFVYEAGRSMGDVGTWLGLTVLQMRKLGVNSLPIALFLSAFTGIVMALQASYTFTGAIPLYFVGTLVGKTVMLELGPVLTGLALSGRIGANIAAELGTMRVSEQIDALETMAYNPVSYLVVPRVVAGTLMVPVIVTFANVVGIAAGWITALNMLDMSNEQFQFGLRLFYDPFDVTFYIIKSISFGFVVTIVGCYQGFNTQGGAEGVGVATTRAVVIASVLILVLDAFWAATLLQS; from the coding sequence ATGAACTGGACAACTCCCCTCGACGTCGTCGGCCGCACCACGGTCGGCATGCTCTCGGACTTCGGCCGCTTCAGCCGTTTCGTCTACGAGGCGGGCCGCTCCATGGGCGACGTGGGCACGTGGCTGGGGCTGACGGTGCTGCAGATGCGCAAGCTGGGCGTCAACTCGCTCCCCATCGCGCTCTTCCTGTCGGCGTTCACCGGGATCGTGATGGCGCTGCAGGCCTCGTACACCTTCACCGGCGCCATCCCGCTGTACTTCGTGGGCACGCTGGTGGGGAAGACGGTGATGCTGGAGCTGGGGCCCGTGCTCACCGGCCTGGCGCTTTCCGGCCGCATCGGCGCCAACATCGCGGCCGAGCTCGGGACGATGCGCGTTTCCGAGCAGATCGACGCGCTGGAAACCATGGCCTACAACCCGGTGTCGTACCTGGTGGTGCCGCGGGTGGTGGCCGGCACGCTGATGGTGCCCGTCATCGTGACCTTCGCCAACGTGGTGGGGATCGCGGCGGGGTGGATCACCGCGCTGAACATGCTCGACATGAGCAACGAGCAGTTCCAGTTCGGCCTGCGGCTGTTCTACGACCCGTTCGACGTGACGTTCTACATCATCAAGTCCATCTCCTTCGGGTTCGTGGTCACCATCGTCGGCTGCTACCAGGGCTTCAACACGCAGGGCGGCGCCGAGGGCGTGGGCGTGGCCACCACGCGCGCCGTCGTCATCGCCAGCGTGCTGATCCTGGTGCTGGACGCCTTCTGGGCCGCAACGCTGCTCCAGTCGTGA